One Scomber scombrus chromosome 1, fScoSco1.1, whole genome shotgun sequence DNA segment encodes these proteins:
- the zgc:153993 gene encoding apoptosis regulator BAX — MADSREEEKHEGDQEPQGAAGGEDVVDDAIIEQGAVVLRGYVIQRIHSSDPDRQVSSEDLGGLPDEQQDPQIKEVVKQLLKIADEMNRNAELQRLINQVPGNCAQDIFMKVARSIFVDGINWGRVVALFHLAYKLIHRALTTNHLENIRLVINWVLQFIREQLYSWLVQQGGWQGVIRGISQWRTVAVVASLVLVATFVYYRKTR, encoded by the exons ATGGCTGACAGCCGAGAAGAGGAGAAACACGAAGGAGACCAGGAGCCTCAGGGTGCCGCGGGCGGGGAag ATGTGGTTGACGATGCCATCATTGAGCAGGGAGCGGTGGTCCTCAGAGG GTATGTGATCCAGCGTATACATTCGTCGGACCCCGATCGACAAGTCTCCTCTGAAGATCTGGGAGGACTGCCGGATGAACAACAGGATCCACAGATCAAAGaagtggtgaaacagctgctcAAGATCGCGGACGAGATGAACCGTAACGCTGAGCTCCAGAG ACTCATCAACCAGGTTCCAGGTAACTGTGCTCAGGACATCTTCATGAAGGTGGCCCGGAGCATCTTTGTCGACGGCATCAACTGGGGTCGAGTGGTGGCTCTCTTCCACCTGGCCTACAAACTCATACACAGG GCACTGACCACCAACCATCTAGAAAACATCAGACTTGTTATAAACTGGGTTCTACAGTTCATCAGAGAGCAGCTTTACTCCTGGCTGGTCCAGCAGGGAGGCTGG CAAGGGGTGATCCGCGGCATTTCTCAGTGGAGGACGGTAGCCGTAGTAGCATCATTAGTATTGGTAGCAACCTTTGTTTACTACAGGAAGACACGCTGA
- the fgf19 gene encoding fibroblast growth factor 19 produces MRLLLERSHRIRRIMQPRVVTVSVANLLFAAGLLCMPLSDQGPHIAHGWGQVVRFRHLYAARPGLHLLISGDGQIHGSADQTLYSLLEIRPVDPGCVVIRGVEAARFLCIEADGRLYSSHTYSREDCTFREQILPDGYNIYVSNRHGSLLSLGNHRQRLQGRDRGVPALAQFLPRISTLKETSAPALEVPYQLENGAAQSEEPVDTMDSFGKLSQIIHSPSFHKR; encoded by the exons ATGAGACTACTACTAGAGCGCTCACACAGGATAAGAAGGATCATGCAACCGAGAGTAGTCACCGTATCCGTTGCTAACCTGCTTTTTGCTGCGGGACTTTTATGCATGCCCCTATCGGATCAGGGGCCCCACATCGCCCACGGATGGGGCCAGGTGGTCCGGTTCAGACACCTGTATGCAGCCAGACCCGGACTGCATCTTCTGATCAGTGGGGATGGACAGATCCATGGTTCTGCGGACCAAACTCTGTACA GTTTACTGGAGATCCGTCCTGTGGATCCAGGCTGTGTTGTCATCAGAGGAGTAGAAGCCGCGCGGTTTCTCTGCATAGAAGCAGATGGGAGACTGTACTCATCG CACACCTACAGCAGAGAGGACTGCACCTTCAGGGAACAGATCTTGCCAGACGGGTACAACATTTACGTATCTAACAGACACGGATCCCTGCTCAGTCTGGGGAACCACCGGCAGAGGCTGCAGGGTCGAGACCGCGGCGTCCCAGCTCTGGCCCAGTTCCTCCCCAGGATCAGCACCCTGAAGGAAACCTCAGCCCCAGCACTGGAGGTCCCGTACCAGCTGGAGAACGGCGCAGCGCAATCGGAAGAACCTGTAGACACCATGGACTCCTTCGGAAAGCTCTCTCAGATTATTCACAGTCCCAGCTTCCACAAGAGATGA